A window of Pedobacter lusitanus contains these coding sequences:
- a CDS encoding OmpP1/FadL family transporter, with the protein MKKFVQLLVVAIVGTTGNIYAQNGTYAGDALRFSRTDYGSSARFKGLGNAQISLGGDISSIGGNPAGLGMFTRSEFSVTPEFNNTKSDASFLGQNTKDTKNRLNLNQAAVVWYNPVVRPKGSNLNKGVLSVVWGIGFNRNNDFGGNFSYAGTNNNSSMADAFAERANGVREPDLAGAPGMAFDNYLIDQKSGDNLSYVPATSQTNKQSKSESRVGSTSELNFSGAINISNQLYLGASIGFVNMRYINDGVYTEQGTIINTLAPGAPVPARPNIQVGRNYDLAYSTSQHTTGSGINGRIGIIYKPINEVRLGATFQAPTWMHVEEDYAEVLNTRFSQGGAVVDTRLNNVYNSNFNYNLRTPYKASFGGSVIIAQNGLISADIDYVDYKSTKLSVSDGYSALIGENNDYIKQNYKSAVNYRIGGEYRIDNFSLRAGYGLNGTPYKSDDKNVFDVKYYSGGLGYRVNQYYVDVAYQRTETTNTFAPYELNNFSEPIATAKVARNNVFLTVGVKF; encoded by the coding sequence ATGAAAAAATTCGTACAACTCCTGGTGGTAGCTATAGTAGGTACTACAGGTAATATTTATGCTCAAAATGGCACATATGCAGGTGATGCATTAAGATTCTCCCGCACTGATTATGGTAGTTCAGCAAGATTTAAAGGCTTAGGTAATGCACAAATAAGTTTGGGTGGTGATATCAGCTCAATTGGTGGTAACCCTGCCGGATTGGGTATGTTTACCCGTTCTGAATTTAGCGTTACTCCTGAATTCAACAATACCAAATCTGATGCAAGCTTTCTTGGCCAAAACACAAAAGACACTAAAAACCGCTTAAACCTTAATCAGGCAGCTGTTGTCTGGTACAATCCTGTTGTCAGACCAAAAGGATCTAATTTAAATAAGGGAGTGCTTAGTGTGGTTTGGGGAATAGGTTTTAACAGAAATAATGATTTCGGAGGTAACTTTAGCTATGCAGGAACAAACAATAACAGTTCAATGGCAGATGCTTTTGCAGAAAGAGCCAATGGCGTTCGGGAACCTGATTTAGCCGGAGCTCCGGGTATGGCGTTCGATAACTATCTGATCGATCAGAAAAGTGGTGATAACCTTTCTTACGTACCTGCAACCAGCCAGACCAATAAACAGAGTAAAAGTGAAAGCAGAGTAGGATCAACTTCTGAGCTTAATTTCTCCGGAGCTATAAACATCTCCAACCAGCTGTACCTGGGTGCAAGTATCGGCTTTGTCAATATGCGTTATATTAATGATGGAGTTTATACAGAACAGGGAACAATCATTAATACACTGGCTCCGGGAGCACCTGTACCAGCCCGTCCAAATATTCAGGTTGGCAGAAACTATGACCTGGCCTATTCAACCAGTCAGCATACAACAGGATCCGGGATTAACGGTCGTATAGGTATCATCTACAAACCAATTAATGAAGTAAGACTTGGTGCTACTTTTCAGGCTCCGACCTGGATGCACGTAGAAGAAGATTATGCAGAAGTTTTAAATACCCGTTTCTCTCAGGGCGGAGCAGTAGTAGATACCCGTCTTAATAATGTATACAACAGTAATTTCAATTATAATCTGCGTACTCCATATAAAGCATCTTTTGGAGGTAGCGTAATTATAGCACAAAATGGATTAATCAGTGCTGATATTGATTACGTTGATTATAAGTCAACTAAACTTTCTGTAAGTGATGGCTATTCTGCACTGATCGGAGAGAATAATGACTATATCAAACAGAATTATAAAAGTGCTGTTAACTACAGAATCGGTGGTGAATACAGAATTGACAACTTTAGTCTGAGAGCAGGTTATGGTTTAAATGGTACTCCTTATAAAAGCGATGATAAAAACGTATTTGATGTAAAATATTATTCAGGAGGTTTAGGTTACCGCGTTAATCAGTATTATGTGGATGTAGCTTATCAGCGTACAGAAACTACCAATACTTTTGCACCATATGAGCTTAATAATTTCTCAGAGCCAATAGCAACAGCTAAGGTGGCCAGAAATAATGTCTTTTTAACTGTGGGAGTTAAATTCTAA